The following are from one region of the Fusarium keratoplasticum isolate Fu6.1 chromosome 4, whole genome shotgun sequence genome:
- a CDS encoding MFS domain-containing protein, whose product MEIYLRCSRLTWLIVVDLPDSKRNKFLTEEEKEVLRQRLISERGDAEAGKVTFNVIAHACKQWHIWAVCLIYMGGASGLYAFLFFLPVILMNSLGFFQVQAFCLTAPPAAFAVIVNQFTSWAADKTRMRGPYAFLECIVAIVGLAMTGFLTNPIPRYIRTFLGMGGTTALISTTLAWAQNNVFSDADRSVITVIQVCHAALGGIYSALVFRQQVAPNYVPGIIGTGGLFLLGAITTPVTPWLLWKLNKEADCGKRVGHNESFRYTW is encoded by the exons ATGGAGATATATCTTCGTTGTTCAAGGCTCACCTGGCTTATCGTTGTCGATCTTCCGGACTCGAAGCGGAACAAGTTTTTgactgaagaagagaaggaagtcTTGCGACAGAGGCTCATCTCGGAGCGTGGGGACGCTGAAGCTGGAAAGGTGACTTTCAACGTCATTGCTCATGCTTGCAAACAGTGGCACATTTGGGCAGT GTGTCTCATCTACATGGGCGGCGCATCCGGCTTATATGcgttcctcttcttcctaCCCGTCATTCTAATGAATagcttgggcttcttccagGTTCAAGCATTCTGCCTCACTGCTCCCCCTGCCGCATTTGCAGTGATAGTTAACCAGTTCACCTCTTGGGCTGCCGACAAAACCCGTATGCGAGGCCCTTATGCTTTTTTGGAGTGCATTGTCGCCATAGTCGGCCTCGCAATGACCGGATTTCTTACGAACCCGATTCCTCGATACATCAGAACGTTCCTCGGCATGGGTGGCACCACAGCTTTGATCTCGACGACACTCGCTTGGGCGCAAAACAACGTCTTCAGCGACGCCGACCGCAGTGTCATTACCGTAATTCAGGTTTGCCATGCTGCCCTCGGTGGCATATACTCTGCACTTGTATTTCGACAACAG GTTGCTCCTAACTATGTACCTGGTATCATCGGAACCGGCGGTCTGTTTCTTCTGGGTGCCATTACGACACCCGTTACACCTTGGCTTCTTTGGAAACTAAACAAGGAGGCGGATTGTGGGAAGAGAGTCGGACATAACGAGTCCTTTCGATACACATGGTAA